In Mycobacterium sp. Aquia_213, the sequence TTTGTCAGTCGCCTCGACCAGCAGCACGTCGAGGCCCTCACGCGCCGACGTGTACGCACCCGTGACACCGCCGCCGCCGGAGCCCGCGACCAGCACGTCGTGCTCTTCACTCCATTCCACCGTGCCCATAGTCAGCGCAGCCTATCTGCGCCCGTAACATCGACTCCCATGACAAGCGTTACCGACCACACCGCGGAACCCGCTGCCGAGCACACCGTCGACATCCACACCACCGCGGGCAAGCTGGCCGAGCTGCACAAGCGCCGCGAAGAGGCGCTGCATCCGGTGGGCGAAGAGGCCGTCGAGAAGGTGCACGCCAAGGGCAAGCTGACCGCCCGCGAGCGCATCCTCGCGCTGCTCGACGACGACTCGTTCGTCGAGCTCGATGCGCTGGCCAAGCACCGCAGCACCAACTTCGGGCTGGAAAGCAACCGGCCGCTGGGCGACGGCGTGATCACCGGCTACGGCACCATCGAGGGTCGCGACGTGTGCATCTTCAGCCAGGACGCCACGGTGTTCGGCGGCAGCCTCGGCGAGGTGTACGGCGAGAAGATCGTCAAAGTGCAGGAACTGGCCATCAAGACCGGCCGCCCGCTGATCGGCATCAACGACGGCGCCGGCGCGCGGATCCAGGAAGGCGTCGTCTCGCTGGGTCTGTACAGCCGCATCTTCCGCAACAACATCCTGGCGTCGGGCGTCATCCCGCAGATCTCGTTGATCATGGGCGCCGCGGCCGGTGGGCACGTGTACTCCCCCGCCCTGACCGACTTCGTCGTGATGGTCGACCAGACCAGCCAGATGTTCATCACCGGGCCCGACGTCATCAAGACCGTCACCGGCGAGGACGTCACGATGGAGGAACTCGGCGGCGCCCACACCCACATGGCCAAGTCGGGCACGTTGCACTACGTCGCCTCCGGCGAACAGGACGCCTTCGACTGGGTCCGCGACCTGCTGAGCTACTTGCCGCCCAACAACTTCACCGACCCGCCCCGGTTCGCCGTGCCGGCTCCGGACGGCCCGATCGAGGAGAACCTCACCGACGAGGACCTCGAGCTGGACACCCTGATCCCGGACTCGCCCAACCAGCCGTACGACATGCACGAGGTGATCACCCGCATCCTCGATGACGACGAGTTTCTGGAAGTTCAGGGCGGTTACGCGCAGAACATCGTCGTCGGCTTCGGCCGGGTCGACGGCCGGCCGGTCGGGATCGTGGCCAACCAGCCCACTCAGTTCGCGGGCT encodes:
- a CDS encoding acyl-CoA carboxylase subunit beta, producing the protein MTSVTDHTAEPAAEHTVDIHTTAGKLAELHKRREEALHPVGEEAVEKVHAKGKLTARERILALLDDDSFVELDALAKHRSTNFGLESNRPLGDGVITGYGTIEGRDVCIFSQDATVFGGSLGEVYGEKIVKVQELAIKTGRPLIGINDGAGARIQEGVVSLGLYSRIFRNNILASGVIPQISLIMGAAAGGHVYSPALTDFVVMVDQTSQMFITGPDVIKTVTGEDVTMEELGGAHTHMAKSGTLHYVASGEQDAFDWVRDLLSYLPPNNFTDPPRFAVPAPDGPIEENLTDEDLELDTLIPDSPNQPYDMHEVITRILDDDEFLEVQGGYAQNIVVGFGRVDGRPVGIVANQPTQFAGCLDINASEKAARFVRTCDCFNIPIIMLVDVPGFLPGTGQEYNGIIRRGAKLLFAYGEATVPKITVITRKAYGGAYCVMGSKDMGCDVNLAWPTAQIAVMGASGAVGFVYRQQLKEAAKEGRDVDELRLQLQQEYEDTLVNPYVAAERGYVDSVIPPSHTRGYIATALRLLERKISHLPPKKHGNIPL